One genomic region from Penaeus monodon isolate SGIC_2016 chromosome 24, NSTDA_Pmon_1, whole genome shotgun sequence encodes:
- the LOC119588582 gene encoding hyphally regulated cell wall protein 3-like: MPSPPNSPDPDRQYHHQNSYDHHNYENFSFDNHHLHSNDCSTISDSPEPYYSNFPPNDLHQQPVSHNKSLYPSLEPLTQHSTNILIHYHDIERLHPSLPPSSSSSLSSSSQPIPRPRSSIISSVHSSESSTHIVQNYGPSTSVSNSTSTGSQYSTNSLQRSGARPQQRGSSYGLSRGISPPPLPSSSVTTSSSSPAPSGSSCGTSATLPRPTGTSRPLMRTTGSQTNIFRTTASQTNQTNPGHKASCKPPHSSSSNKKESDTSQGIQTTNGTNLAHSALHWRVYNWDAYREEAEWSNSLGRPVKRAEREQTSTAVMSDTNGYINSFDQGSVKINGSHNGGSYIDSMHINGSGNKTCLPLNGYSTKGSGIIGPLSSEFIPITNNKISSQMNNGNKGHQLSSFQNGRTNTFDQEYISGCVLNGHMKDSGNSTGNFRTFGNGHLNGFSKVSLNGHVKDHSSDCYEVESSSSNNSKNVMFKSDKSLLRNNKNVDTKVSGNSESDNSGSDVANGKAKKGEAGDEISTEL, from the exons ATGCCTTCACCACCCAACAGCCCTGACCCTGACCGCCAGTACCACCACCAGAATAGCTACGACCACCATAACTATGAAAACTTTAGCTTCGACAACCACCATCTCCACAGCAATGACTGCTCGACCATCAGTGACAGTCCAGAGCCCTATTACAGCAACTTTCCCCCCAATGACCTACACCAACAGCCAGTTTCCCACAATAAAAGCCTGTACCCAAGCCTTGAACCCTTGACTCAACACTCCACTAACATCCTTATTCATTACCACGATATAGAACGTCTACACCCATCTCTTCcgccttcttcctcgtcttcactATCTTCCAGTAGTCAGCCTATTCCAAGACCCAGAAGTTCCATCATATCTTCTGTTCACAGTAGTGAGTCGTCAACCCACATTGTCCAGAATTATGGTCCCTCCACTAGTGTTTCTAATTCTACCTCCACTGGCAGCCAGTATAGCACTAACTCTTTGCAGAGATCCGGAGCACGTCCTCAACAGCGTGGCTCTAGCTATGGCCTGTCGAGGGGGatatctcctcctccacttccctcttcatCTGTgactacctcctcctcttcacctgcTCCTTCCGGTTCTTCCTGCGGCACCAGTGCTACTCTCCCGCGGCCTACAGGTACCAGCCGGCCGCTCATGAGAACCACTGGCTCCCAAACCAACATCTTCCGCACTACAGCCTCGCAGACTAACCAGACTAACCCGGGTCACAAGGCTTCCTGCAAacccccccattcctcttcctccaacaAAAAAGAATCAGATACAAGTCAAGGCATCCAGACAACCAATGGGACTAACCTGGCTCACTCTGCCCTACACTGGAGGGTCTATAACTGGGATGCCTACAGGGAAGAGGCAGAGTGGTCTAACTCACTAGGTCGTCCCGTCAAGAGAGCTGAAAGGGAACAA ACATCAACAGCGGTAATGAGTGACACAAATGGCTACATCAACTCCTTTGACCAGGGATCAGTCAAGATCAACGGGTCCCACAATGGTGGCTCATACATAGATAGCATGCACATAAATGGCAGTGGGAACAAGACATGCCTCCCACTCAATGGCTACTCTACAAAGGGCAGTGGGATTATTGGACCTCTGTCCAGTGAATTTATCCCAATAACCAACAACAAGATCAGCAGCCAGatgaataatggaaataaagGACATCAGCTCAGCAGCTTCCAGAATGGCCGCACAAATACCTTTGACCAAGAATACATTAGTGGATGTGTGTTGAATGGTCATATGAAGGACAGTGGAAACAGCACTGGGAACTTCAGAACCTTTGGTAATGGCCACCTAAATGGTTTTTCAAAGGTTTCTCTCAATGGTCATGTGAAAGACCATTCCAGTGACTGCTATGAGGTGGaaagtagcagcagtaataacagtaagaatgtAATGTTCAAGTCTGATAAATCACTGTTGAGGAACAACAAAAATGTTGATACAAAGGTTAGTGGAAACAGTGAGAGCGATAACAGTGGCAGTGATGTAGCAAATGGTAAAGCCAAGAAAGGTGAAGCAGGTGATGAAATTAGCACTGAACTGTGA